The region CCAGGTCGGGGGCGTGCTCGACGGCGCGGGCCTGCCGGTCGACGTCGCCGAGGACGGTCAGCTCGTGGTGCAGACCCCGGCCGAGTCGGGCACGTACGGCATCACGTTCGAGGTGTTCGACGGGAACGGCGGCCGCGCCGTCGCCACGCTCGCGCTCGAGGTGTCGCCGGACGCGCCGCTGCACACGCCGGTCGCCGTCGACGATCTCGTCCCGGTGCCGGAGATCATCGGCAAGGACCGCGTGGACGTCGACGTCCTGGCCAACGACTACGACCCCGACGGCGACGTGGGTGACCTCGTGCTGGCCGTCCCCGAGGACCAGCCGAACGCGGGGCTCACGACCGTCGACGGCGGGCAGCAGCTGACCGTCGCGCTCACCCCGACGCGACAGGTCGTCACGTACCAGATCACCGACGGCGACGGGCTCACCACGTGGGCGTTCGTCGACGTGCCGGGGACGGAGGACTCGGGACCCGCGCTGCGCACCGACCTCGAGCCGCTGAAGGTGCTGACGAACGAGCGGCTCGAGATCGAGCTGAACGACCTCGTCGTCACCGTCTCGGGCGATCCGGTGCAGGTCACGGACCCGAGCAAGGCCCTGGCGACGAACTCCGACGGCACGCCGCCCGTGACCGGCCCGAGCACGCTCACGTTCACCTCCACGGCCGACTACGTCGGTCCCGCCGGCATCACGCTGGAGGTGACCGACGCGGCCGACCTGAACGACCCCGAGCGCAAGGTCTCGGTGCTGACGATCCCGATCGAGGTCGAGCCGAACGGCAACACCCCGCCGACCATCTCCAGCACGGAGATCGACGTCGAGGCCGGGGTCGACGAGCCGCAGGTCATCCAGCTGCAGAACCTCGCCGACGACCGCGACCCGACCGACCGCACCCGTCTCGTGTTCGAGCTCCTCGGTCAGCCCGAGGGCTTCACGGCCGAGCTGGTGGGCGGCACGGAGCTCCACGTCACCGCCGCCCTCGACACGCAGAAGGGGACGCAGGGCGAGTTCCAGATCTCCGTCAGCGACCGGGTCAACGAACCCGTGGTCGGGACGATGGTCGCGAACGCTGTCGCCAGCAGCGCGCCGCTCCCGGTCGCCGTCGACGACGACCTGGGCGAGGTGCAGCAGGGCCAGACGGCGAGCATCGACGTGCTCGCCAACGACACCAACCCGTTCCCGGGTCAATCCTTCGAGATCGTCAGCGCCGAGCCCGAGACGGGTGCGGCACAGGTCGCCGTCTCCGGCGGCACCATCTCGGTGACGCCGGCCGGCGACTTCGTGGGCAGACTCTCGATCCTCTACACGGTCCAGGACGCGACGCAGGACCCCGACCGCCAGCGTCAGGCGCGCGTGCGGGCCAACGTCATCGGTGTGCCGGCGGCGCCGTCGGCACCGCGCGTCGAGGCCGTCGGCAACCGCGAGGTCACGCTCTCGTGGGCCGCGCCGATCGACAACGGCGCGCCGCTGACCGGGTACACGGTGACGTGGGCCGGTGGCGCGCAGGAGTGCGGCGGCACCACGTGCGTGATCGGCGGGCTGACGAACAACGTCGAGTACACGTTCACCGTGACGGCCGCGAACAAGGTCGGCCCGGGGCCGGCCAGCGCGGCCTCGGCCGTCGCGCGTCCGGACGTGAAGCCGGACGCCCCCGGACCGCCCACGCTCAAGTTCGGCGACCGTGCGATCGACGTCGCCTGGGCGACGCCCGGCAACGAGGGTTCGCCGATCATCGACTACGACGTGCAGATCTCACCCGCGACAGGTGGCGGTCAGCGCAGCGTGGGGGTGGTCAACGCGACCACGTGGGGCGAGCTGCAGAACGGCACCGCGTACACGTTCCGCGTCCGGGCGCGCAACAGCGCCCCGGACCCGGGGAGTGGTCCGGCTGGTCCGCCCCCGAGATCCCTGCGGCGCCGCCGGACACGCCGCAGGCACCCCGGGCGACCCGCGTGGACACGCCGATCGGCGGGCAGATTCAGGTGTCCTGGCAGGCGCCCGCGAACAACGGCGATGCCTTGCGCGACTACGTGCTGACGCCGTTCCGCGGTGGCGCCCCGCAGGCCGCCATCACGCTCCCGCCGGGGCAGACCTCCTACACCTACGCGGCCGAGAACGGGCAGGACTACTCCTTCACCGTCTCGACGTCGAACAAGGCCGGCCCCTCGGAGACGTCCGGTGCGTCGGAGTCCGTTCGCTCCTTCGGGCAGCCGGCCCAGGTGCCGTCCGCCTCGCTCGAGCCGACCGGGACCAACAACCAGGTGCGGGTGACGCACGGGACGCCGTCGGACAACGGTCAGGCGATCAACCGGTTCGAGTACGCGCTGAACGGCGGCGGGTTCAACCGCCTGCCGGACAGCAAGGTGATCGGCGGGCTGCAGAACGGCACCAGCTACACCGTGCAGGTGCGCGCGTGCAACACCTACTGCGGACCGGCGAGCGGCGCGAGTAACGCCGCGACTCCGTACGGGCCGATCGGCAACCCGAGCGTGCGCGGGGAGAAGGTCGGTGCGCAGGGAGTTCGGTTCACGATCACGGCGCCGGCCTCCGGCCCCAACGGGCGGCCCCTGCGCCACTTCCAGTTCAACGTCAACAACGAGGGCTGGGAGAACGTTCCGGGCAACGGTGTGGTCAATCGCGGCAGTGACTACGACCAGGCGTTCTCGATCGATGTCCGCTACGCGGTGTCGGGACCTGACCAGGAGACGACGGCAAGCGCCGGACCGGTGCGAACCGACCCACGCCCGCCGCCCCCTCCGCCAGTCGTGCCTTCCGTGAGAAATGCGCGGGAGCGTGAGGCCCAGCGGATCGACGACGGTCAGGGTGGGGTGTGCGTGACGACCGGACGGTTCCAGTGCGCCTGGAACGACATGCGCTACACCGACCTCCCGGGTGGCACCTACACCCTCCAGCACTACGAGAACGGCGGGCTCGTCCGCACCTACTCCGGGGTCTCGCTCTCTGGAAGCGGCGTCTACCGGGGAACGCGGTTCTCGGGATTCGTCGACACCAACTTCACCTGGTGCGCCGAGGGCGCCGGCCAACGCATCTGCGGCTGACACCACACCCGATCCGCCAACCCACAGCGTCAGAAGGAACTCACGTGACCACCGCCCCCGCCGTCGCCTCCATGAGCACCGAGCAGGCCTCCTGGTTCTCCCAGACCTTCACCCGGCTGGTCGACAACGTCGGTCAGGCGGTGCTGGGCAAGCCCGAGGCCGTCAAGTTCGCCTTCACGTGCCTGCTCTCGGGTGGTCACATGCTGCTCGAGGACTACCCGGGCACCGGGAAGACGTCGCTCGCGCGCTCGCTCGCGGCGACGGTGCAGGCCAGCCACAGCCGCATCCAGTTCACGCCGGACCTGCTGCCCAGCGACGTCACGGGCGTCACGATCTTCGACCAGAACAAGCGCGAGTTCGAGTTCCACCCGGGCCCGATCTTCGCCTCGATCGTGCTGGCGGACGAGATCAACCGCGCCTCTCCGAAGACGCAGTCGGCGCTGCTCGAGGTGATGGAGGAGGGGCGCGTCACGATCGACGGCAAGGCGCACGACGTCGGGCGCCCGTTCCTCGTGATCGCGACGCAGAACCCGATCGAGCAGGCCGGCACCTACCGCCTCCCCGAGGCGCAGCTCGACCGCTTCCTCATGAAGTCCTCCCTGGGCTACCCCGATCACGACGCGACCGTGAACATCCTGTCCGGCGCCGCGGTCCGCGACCGGTCCGCGACGCTCTCGCCCGTGATCACCGCCCAGGCCGTCGTCGAGATGATCGACCTCGCCGCCACCTGCTACGTCGACCCCGCCGTGCTCGACTACGTCTCGCGCATCGCCGCGGCCACGCGGCAGGCGGCCGACATCCGCCTCGGCGTCTCCGTCCGCGGCGCCCTGGCGCTGGTGCGGGCCTCGAAGACCTGGGCGGCGTCGCAGGGCCGCCACTACGTCGTGCCGGACGACGTCAAGGACCTCGCCGAGCCCGTCCTCGCCCACCGCATGGTGATGGACGCCGAGGCCGAGTTCGACGGCGCCACCTCCGCCGTCGCCCTGGCCCGCGTGCTCGCCGACGTCGCACCGCCGCAGCAGCGCGCCTGAGCATGTCCGCCCCGTCCTCCACCTCCCGCCGGCCGACGCCCGTCGCCGGCACGACCACGCTCGGTCGGCTGTTCCGTGGCACGCGCGCCACGCGCTCCACGCTGCAGGCGGGGCTGCGCCAGGTCACGCCGGTGCTGGGGTGGGCGAGCCCGACGGCGTGGGTCGCGCTCGCCGTCGCCGTCGCCGCCCTCGTCGCCGCCCACCAGCTCGGCTGGGTGGAGCTGGCGGCCCTCGGCTGGGGCCTCGGGGCCGTGCTGCTGGCGGCGTCCGCGTTCATGATCGGGCGCCACCCCTACGAGGTGCGGCTGCGGCTGCGCGAGCACCGCGTGACGGTCGGGGACCGCGCCGTCGGCGGCATCACGGTGCGCAACGTGGGGGACCGGCGCGTGCTGCCCGCGCGCATCGAGCTCCCGGTCGGTGCCGGTCGGGCGGGGTTCGCGCTGCCCTCGCTGGCGGCCGGCCAGGAGCACGAGGACCTCTTCGCGATCCCGACGTCTCGGCGCGCCGTCATCAGCGTCGGCCCGGTCAGCTCGGTGCGCGGCGACCCGGTCGGACTCGTGCGGCGCACCGTGACGTGGACGAAGCCGCAGGACCTCTACGTCCACCCGCGCACCGTCCGGCTCACGAGCAGCCACTCCGGGCTCGTGCACGACCTCGAGGGCCGCGAGTCCCAGGACCTGACCGCCTCCGACCTCACGTTCCACGCGCTGCGCGAGTACGCCCCCGGCGACGACCGGCGCAGCATCCACTGGCGCTCGAGCGCCCGCACCGGGACGCTCATGGTGCGCCAGTTCGTCGAGACCCGCCGCTCGCAGCTCGTCATCGCCCTCTCGTGCCGACCCGAGGACTACGGGAAGGACGCCGAGGAGTTCGAGCTCGCGATCTCGGCGCTCGGGTCCTACGCCCTCCAGGCCGTGCGCGAGCAGCGCGACATCGCCGCGGTCACCACGCGCGAGACCCTGCGCGCCTCGACGCCGGACGCGCTGCTGGACTCCCTCACCGCCGTCGAGCAGGGTGCCGGCGGGCAGACGCTGACGGAGACGTGCCGGGCCGTCGCGCGCGACTACCCGCGCGCCGCGATCATCGTGCTCGGCGTCGGTTCCGAGCCGGGCCCGCGCGAGGTGCGCGCGATGGCGTCGGTGCTGCCGCTCGGCGCCCAGGTCATCGCGGTCCGGGCCCAGCCCGGTGCGCCCACGGCGGTGCGTCGCCTGCCCGGACTCACCTCGATCGTGCTCGGCGACCTCGCCGACCTTCCACGCGCGCAGCACCGGAGCGAGCTGTGAGCGGCCCACCCGGAGGCACCTCGCAGGCGCCGGTCCAGGTGGGGGCGCGTCGCGCGACCCGCACCGGGGCGAGCGGCACGGTGCAGCGCGCCGTCGACCTCGCCGTCCCCAGCGTCCTGGTGCTCCTCGCGCTCGCGCCCCTGTGGCCGGTCTACCGCTCGGGCGGGTTCCTCGCGGCCGCGATCATCGGTGTCGCGCTCGGGGCGGGCGTCGCCCTGGTGGGCGCGCGGCGCCGGTGGAACGCCGTCGTGATGGCGGCCGCGACGCTCGGCGTCCTCGTCGTGACCGCGGCGCTCACGGCCCCGACGACGGCGATCGCGGGCGTCCTGCCGACGCTCGAGACGTGGCGGACGCTGGGCATCGCCGTCGTGCGCGTGTGGAAGCAGGTGCTGACGCTGCAGCCGCCGCTCGGGGACGCCGACGGTCTCCTCACGGTGGTCTACCTCCTGGCGCTGGTGGGCGCCGTCGTCGCCGGCACGATCGCGCTGCGGGCGAAGGCGTTGCGCGCGCTGGCGCTGATCGTGCCCGCGGTGGTCCTCGTCGGGGCGGTGCTGATGGGGACGTCCGACGTCGTCGCGCCCGCCGTCGTCGCGGGCGTCGGGGTCGTCGCGGGGCTGGGATGGCCCGCGTGGCGCGCGGGACGCGTCGAGCTCCGACGTCCGATCGGGACCGCCGTCATCGCCGCGGCCGCCGTGCTCGGCGTCGCCGGCGGCACCCTGCTGGGCGCGCCGGACTCCACGCGCCTCGTGCTGCGCGACCACGTGGACCCGCCGCCGCTCGACGAGGAGTACCCGAGCCCGCTCGCCGGCTTCCGCGCGAACCTCAAGGACCACGAGACCGACGTCCTGCTCACCCTCGAGGGCGTGCCGCAGGATCTCGAGCGGGTGCGGATCGCGACGCTCGACAGCTACAGCGGCCTCGTGTGGGACGTCAGCAACGGCGACACGCCCGCGGGCGGTCGGTACCTGCGCGCGACCGACCGCTTCGTGCCCGAGATCGACGAGAGCGCGATCGACATCGGTGTCACCGTCGGCGCCTACGACGACGTGTGGCTGCCGACACTCGGCCGCGTCGAGGACGTGACGTTCGACGGCGAGCGCGCGGGCGACCTCGCGCGCTCGGTCTTCTTCAACGCCCAGACGACCACGGCGATCGTGACGGAGCGCCTGCGGGAGGGCGACGCGTTCACGCTCACCGTCCGACCCGTCGCGGAGCGGCGCGGCGACCAGCTGGGTGGCCAGGTGCTGAGCGAGGTGTCCCTCCCGACCGTCCAGCGCCAGCCCGACGGGCTGGGAGCCCTCGCCGCCCGGCTCACGGAGGGCGCGACCACCGACGCCGCCAAGGTGCAGGCGATGGCCGACGGGCTGGCGCAGCAGGGGTTCTTCTCGCACGGGCTCGAGGGCGACGTCCCCTCCGAGGCCGGCCACGGCGCGGCGCGCATGGCGCTGATGATCGAGGACACCGAGATGATCGGGGACGCCGAGCAGTACGCCGCGCTCATGACGCTCATGGCGCGCGAGATGGGGTGGCCTGCGCGAGTGGTCTACGGCTACCAGCGCGGTGAGGGCGACGACGGCAGCACGTGGCAGGTCACGGGCGAGGACGTGACCGCCTGGGTCGAGGTCCGGTTCGAGGACGTCGGGTGGGTCACCTACGACCCGACGCCCGACGAGAACAACATCCCCATCTCCGAGGACCCGGCGCCGGCGGACCGTCCGCAGCCGCAGATGCTGCAGCCGCCGCCCCCGCCGGTCCCCGCGCCCGACGTCCCGAGCCTCGAGGCCGGGAACGCCGACGTGCAGCCGCAGGAGGACCCCGAGGAGGAGCCCGAGCTGCCCGCCGTCGTGCGGTGGGCCGGCTACCTCGGGATCCCGCTGGTGCTCCTCCTGCTGCCCGCCGTCCTCGCGCTCGCGCTGAAGGGCGGTCGAAGGCGACGGCGGCGGCGGCGTGGCGACGGCGCCGCGCGCGTGGCGGGCGGCTGGCTCGAGCTGCAGGACACCGCGCGCGACCTCGGTCTCGTCCGGACGCCGACGGCGACGCGGCGCGAGCAGGCCGGGGCGATCGAGCGGCACTTCGGGGACGTCGCGGGGTCCAGCGGGGCGCTGGCGCTGCGTGCCGACGCCGCGGTGTTCGGTCCGGTCCCTGCGGACGAGGAGGAGGCCGCGGGGTTCTGGACCCAGGTGCACGGGACCGAGAAGGAGCTGCGCCGCCACACCTCCCCGTGGCGCCGGTTCCGGGCCCGCACCACCTTCGCCTCGCTGCGGCGCCGGGACTGACGGTGTCCTCCGCGCCCCGCCCGCCGTCGTCGCCGTCCCCGCGACCGACGCCGAGCCGCGCCCTCGCGGCGCTCCTGGACTCCACGCCGGACCGGGCGCGCGCCTTCGTCGGTGACGCGCCCCGGCGGGCTGCCGCTGCGGGCGCAGGGGGTGGTGGGGGCGGCGCCGTGCGCGTCCGGGCGATCGCCACGCTGAGCGAGACTCTCGCGCGGCCGAGCCGGTTCGTCCGCCAGGTCGTGGCGCTCCTGCTCGTCGGTGGCGGCGTCGCGCTCGCGACCGGGCGGGTCGGGGCGGGCGGGTCCGAGTCCGCGGCGGTGACGCCGGTCGGTCCGACGGCGGGCGTGATCGTCCTCGGGATCGGGCTCGGGCTGCTCGGCGTGCTGCTCGCCGTCGCCCCGGTGCGGGAGGGGTGGCGGGCCTCGCACGCGCTCCAGCTGTGGCTGGCGCCGCTCGCGAGGACCGCGGGTGCGCCCGGGGCGGGCGTCCCGCAGCTCACCAGCCTGCTGCGCGGTGTGGGGGTGCTCCGCCTCATCGGGTGCGGCGTGCTCGCGGTGGGCGTGGTCATGACGCTCCTCGCGGTGACCGGGGTTCTTGGTGCCCCGGGTGGGCGCGGCGGGCCCGCTGAAGCGGGTGAGGTCCTGGCGGGGGTCGCCGCGGTACTGCCCGCCCTCGTGGCGATCGTGCTGGCGGCGACGACGACGCTGCGGATCCACCGCGGTCGGCGCGGGCACGCGGGTCGCACGAGCGACGAGTCCGAGGTGCGCGCGAGCGACGGTTTCGCGCCGGTGGCGCCCCGATCGGGACTGCCGGTCGGGGTCGAGCCGTTCAGGGCGCCTGCACCCGCGCCATCTGTTCCCGCACCACCGGTTCCTGCGCAACCCAAGCCCACGACCGGCCCGGCGGCGGCGAGCGGCCCGGCGTCGACGGCGGGGTCTCCCGCGATTGTGACCGGTATCCCGCTCGAGCCGAGGCCCCTGCCGCTCGACCCCGGTGACC is a window of Litorihabitans aurantiacus DNA encoding:
- a CDS encoding fibronectin type III domain-containing protein, coding for MDTPIGGQIQVSWQAPANNGDALRDYVLTPFRGGAPQAAITLPPGQTSYTYAAENGQDYSFTVSTSNKAGPSETSGASESVRSFGQPAQVPSASLEPTGTNNQVRVTHGTPSDNGQAINRFEYALNGGGFNRLPDSKVIGGLQNGTSYTVQVRACNTYCGPASGASNAATPYGPIGNPSVRGEKVGAQGVRFTITAPASGPNGRPLRHFQFNVNNEGWENVPGNGVVNRGSDYDQAFSIDVRYAVSGPDQETTASAGPVRTDPRPPPPPPVVPSVRNAREREAQRIDDGQGGVCVTTGRFQCAWNDMRYTDLPGGTYTLQHYENGGLVRTYSGVSLSGSGVYRGTRFSGFVDTNFTWCAEGAGQRICG
- a CDS encoding transglutaminase-like domain-containing protein — encoded protein: MSGPPGGTSQAPVQVGARRATRTGASGTVQRAVDLAVPSVLVLLALAPLWPVYRSGGFLAAAIIGVALGAGVALVGARRRWNAVVMAAATLGVLVVTAALTAPTTAIAGVLPTLETWRTLGIAVVRVWKQVLTLQPPLGDADGLLTVVYLLALVGAVVAGTIALRAKALRALALIVPAVVLVGAVLMGTSDVVAPAVVAGVGVVAGLGWPAWRAGRVELRRPIGTAVIAAAAVLGVAGGTLLGAPDSTRLVLRDHVDPPPLDEEYPSPLAGFRANLKDHETDVLLTLEGVPQDLERVRIATLDSYSGLVWDVSNGDTPAGGRYLRATDRFVPEIDESAIDIGVTVGAYDDVWLPTLGRVEDVTFDGERAGDLARSVFFNAQTTTAIVTERLREGDAFTLTVRPVAERRGDQLGGQVLSEVSLPTVQRQPDGLGALAARLTEGATTDAAKVQAMADGLAQQGFFSHGLEGDVPSEAGHGAARMALMIEDTEMIGDAEQYAALMTLMAREMGWPARVVYGYQRGEGDDGSTWQVTGEDVTAWVEVRFEDVGWVTYDPTPDENNIPISEDPAPADRPQPQMLQPPPPPVPAPDVPSLEAGNADVQPQEDPEEEPELPAVVRWAGYLGIPLVLLLLPAVLALALKGGRRRRRRRRGDGAARVAGGWLELQDTARDLGLVRTPTATRREQAGAIERHFGDVAGSSGALALRADAAVFGPVPADEEEAAGFWTQVHGTEKELRRHTSPWRRFRARTTFASLRRRD
- a CDS encoding FHA domain-containing protein, which translates into the protein MSSAPRPPSSPSPRPTPSRALAALLDSTPDRARAFVGDAPRRAAAAGAGGGGGGAVRVRAIATLSETLARPSRFVRQVVALLLVGGGVALATGRVGAGGSESAAVTPVGPTAGVIVLGIGLGLLGVLLAVAPVREGWRASHALQLWLAPLARTAGAPGAGVPQLTSLLRGVGVLRLIGCGVLAVGVVMTLLAVTGVLGAPGGRGGPAEAGEVLAGVAAVLPALVAIVLAATTTLRIHRGRRGHAGRTSDESEVRASDGFAPVAPRSGLPVGVEPFRAPAPAPSVPAPPVPAQPKPTTGPAAASGPASTAGSPAIVTGIPLEPRPLPLDPGDPTPFATTTRPGPPPGWPATAAGDLPEETVARSDLPENTVTRADLGARPRLAVVLEDGDRPRALGPGRWLLGRAPSARAGEDGLLPLVVEDPAVSKTHLLLDVGDEAVAVTDRASSNGTHVVRGGDRRLITAWQAVALADGDRVEVGALVVRVTSTPPPR
- a CDS encoding AAA family ATPase encodes the protein MSTEQASWFSQTFTRLVDNVGQAVLGKPEAVKFAFTCLLSGGHMLLEDYPGTGKTSLARSLAATVQASHSRIQFTPDLLPSDVTGVTIFDQNKREFEFHPGPIFASIVLADEINRASPKTQSALLEVMEEGRVTIDGKAHDVGRPFLVIATQNPIEQAGTYRLPEAQLDRFLMKSSLGYPDHDATVNILSGAAVRDRSATLSPVITAQAVVEMIDLAATCYVDPAVLDYVSRIAAATRQAADIRLGVSVRGALALVRASKTWAASQGRHYVVPDDVKDLAEPVLAHRMVMDAEAEFDGATSAVALARVLADVAPPQQRA
- a CDS encoding DUF58 domain-containing protein, producing the protein MSAPSSTSRRPTPVAGTTTLGRLFRGTRATRSTLQAGLRQVTPVLGWASPTAWVALAVAVAALVAAHQLGWVELAALGWGLGAVLLAASAFMIGRHPYEVRLRLREHRVTVGDRAVGGITVRNVGDRRVLPARIELPVGAGRAGFALPSLAAGQEHEDLFAIPTSRRAVISVGPVSSVRGDPVGLVRRTVTWTKPQDLYVHPRTVRLTSSHSGLVHDLEGRESQDLTASDLTFHALREYAPGDDRRSIHWRSSARTGTLMVRQFVETRRSQLVIALSCRPEDYGKDAEEFELAISALGSYALQAVREQRDIAAVTTRETLRASTPDALLDSLTAVEQGAGGQTLTETCRAVARDYPRAAIIVLGVGSEPGPREVRAMASVLPLGAQVIAVRAQPGAPTAVRRLPGLTSIVLGDLADLPRAQHRSEL